DNA from Arthrobacter sp. PvP023:
GGGAAATCGCTGCCAAGTACAACGCCGTGCTGGTGGACTATTGGTGCTTCGAGGCCTTCCACGACCGGCGGATGTGGGATTCGGACCGGTTACACATGTCCAAGGCCGGCCATAAATACCTCGCCGCCCAGGTCCTGGACCATTTGGGTGTTCCGCACAAGATCAGCCCGCTGGAGTGGGAGCCGCCGGACAAACTGAGCCTGCGGGAGTGGGAACAGCGGCAGCGGCGCTGGGTGCACGACTGGGTGTTGCCGCTCTTCGGCCGCAAGCTTCGCGGTGTGACCCTCGGGGACAGCCTCAGGCCGCGCTGGCCGGAGCCCGTGAAGGTTCCCCGGAAGGGCGGACTGAAGAAACTCCTTGAGAAAGCGCCGGAGGCCGCTGCCCCGGAGAGCTAGCTGTCCAGGAGGTTTTCGTAACCCGGAGCTACCCTGCCGGCGTGGAATTCCTCGACGTCGAACTCCGCCACGCCGTTCGTGTAGAACGGGTCTTTGACCAGTGCGGCGTCAAGGTTTGCCCGGTCCGTATTGGACAGCAACAGCGCACCGGTGCGGGGGATCTTCCGGCCGGCCACAATGAAAATGCCCTGGTCGAAAGCGTCCTGCAGCCACTCAACGTGTGCTTTGAGGTGGAAATCGACGATCTCTTCGGGAACCTTGTAGGTCAGGGAGACTACGTACATGCGGTCAGCCTACCGGTTCCTGCTAAGGAAGCAGTTTCAATGCGCTGTTCCAGTTGTACTCGGGGTGGGCGTCGCTGGCTTGGAGCCCAATGATGAGCAACTGGAAGGCTTCCAGTTGCCGCGCCCGGCGCAACGGACCCACGTCGACGGCGCGCAACCCGGAATCATTGATGAAGCCTGCCACCGCGGCCTTGGCTTCGGCTGAATCCCCGGCCAGCAGGACATCGAGGGTCTGCCCGGCCACCTCTCCGGCGGCCAGTGTGGAGGCGAAAACCGTGTTGAAGCCTTTCACCACGTTCGCGCCCGGAACCAGCGCCTGGATCTCCTCGGCCGCGGAGCTCCCGGCAGGCACGGTGAGGGAATCGAGGGTTTCGTCGTTGACGGGATTGGAAATGTCCACGATCGTCTTGCCGTTGAGTGCCTCGCCGTAACGGCCGGCGATTTCCTTGGACACGTCAAAATGGGTCGCGAGGACAACGATGCTGCCTTCAATGTCCTGTCCGGTGGTCCCGGGGGTCGCGTTCGTTTCGGCAGCCAGGGCGGACGCGGCCACTGCATCGCGGCTAAGGATCTGGATGCTGCGGCCGGCACTGGCCGCTCGGGCGGCGATTCCTGCCGCCATGTTCCCCGTACCGATGATCGTGATGTCAGTCATGGTGCTTCCTTCGATCTGGACGGCGGTTGATCGGGGCAGTCCGGGCTTGAACTGTCAATCAATTTTTCTCCTAGGATGTATCCATGACCGAACCGCGCTGGCTCAACGCCGACGAACGCCGTGCATGGCTGGCCCAGCTGAGCATCAACACCTTGCTGCCCGCGGCACTGGATACGAAATTGCACGCGGCGGGCAAGCTTTCGCTCTTCGACTACAACGTACTCGCCATGCTCTCCGAAGCGGAAGGCCGGTTCCTTCCCATGAGCGAACTCGCCGCGCGGACCAGCGCCTCGCTGTCCCGCTTGTCGCATGTGGTCACCAAGCTTCAGAACCGGGGGTGGGTGGAACGCCGTCCGCATCCGCGCGACGCGCGCGTGACCACAGCCCACCTGACCGACGCCGGCATGGCCACCATTGTTGAGCTGGCACCCGGCCACGTGGAAGCGGTCCGGACGCTGTTCCTTGATGCCCTGACCGAGCGCGACGTCGCCGACCTGGCCCGCATCGGCGAGAAGGTCGTGGGCCGCCTGGACGCCGATCACTGGATCCTGCGCGAGTCCTGACGAGCGACAGGACCCAACGCCGGCCACGCCCGTAGTGTTGGTTCCATGGAATCGCCTATCCAGAGCTACCTGCGCCAGATCCACGCCGAGATCGCCCAGCTCAGGGACGGCAAGCCTTACAGCACCATTCCGGCCATGGCCAACGTGGACCCGGACAACTTCGGCATTGCCCTGGCCACTGTGGACGGGCAGGTTTATGAGGTGGGGGACTCCCGCGAGGAATTCACCATCCAGTCCATCTCGAAGCCTTTCACTTACGGGCTGGCCTTGGAAGACCTCGGCAGCGACGCCGTGGACGCCAAGGTGGACGTTGAACCTTCCGGGGACTCCTTCAACGAGATCTCATTGGCCGAAGGGACGGGCCGTCCGGCGAACGCCATGATCAACGCCGGCGCCCTCACCGCCACGTCACTCATCAGGGGATCCGGCGGCCAGTCGAGCTTCAAACGGATCCTCAGCACATACTCGGCGTTCGCGGGCCGTCAGCTTTCGGTCAACGAGAAGGTCTTCGAGTCCGAGTTGAAGCACGGCCACCGCAACACGGCTCTGGCGCACCTGCTGCGGTCCTTCAACATCATCGAGGACGACCCCGCGCCCGTCCTGGAGGACTACTTCCGCCAGTGCTCGGTCATGGTGAACACCTTCGACCTCGCCATCATGGCCGCCACCCTCGCGAATGGCGGAAAGAATCCGCTCACCCACAGGCAGGTGCTGGAGATCGGTCCGGTGGAGCGGGTGTTGTCGGTAATGATGACGTCCGGCATGTACGACGACGCCGGTGCCTGGATCAGCAGCGTGGGCATGCCCGGAAAGAGCGGCGTTGCCGGCGGGATTATCGCCGTCCTGCCGGGCCAGGTTGGGCTGGCTGTGTACTCCCCGCCGCTCGATGAACACGGCGGCAGC
Protein-coding regions in this window:
- a CDS encoding YciI family protein, yielding MYVVSLTYKVPEEIVDFHLKAHVEWLQDAFDQGIFIVAGRKIPRTGALLLSNTDRANLDAALVKDPFYTNGVAEFDVEEFHAGRVAPGYENLLDS
- a CDS encoding NADPH-dependent F420 reductase; its protein translation is MTDITIIGTGNMAAGIAARAASAGRSIQILSRDAVAASALAAETNATPGTTGQDIEGSIVVLATHFDVSKEIAGRYGEALNGKTIVDISNPVNDETLDSLTVPAGSSAAEEIQALVPGANVVKGFNTVFASTLAAGEVAGQTLDVLLAGDSAEAKAAVAGFINDSGLRAVDVGPLRRARQLEAFQLLIIGLQASDAHPEYNWNSALKLLP
- a CDS encoding MarR family winged helix-turn-helix transcriptional regulator, which produces MTEPRWLNADERRAWLAQLSINTLLPAALDTKLHAAGKLSLFDYNVLAMLSEAEGRFLPMSELAARTSASLSRLSHVVTKLQNRGWVERRPHPRDARVTTAHLTDAGMATIVELAPGHVEAVRTLFLDALTERDVADLARIGEKVVGRLDADHWILRES